A stretch of the Paenibacillus dendritiformis genome encodes the following:
- a CDS encoding BtrH N-terminal domain-containing protein has translation MSSIYLEQIRMKRESKSFTDSLYAILTAANGFAGPKYLLSGLSGMAFKFSVHEKLLPLSVTAYGQWGSEHYPAIDNLGVFTISDGGRTRHPSFRYYQQDAVQWVKESLDQGRGVIYWIPEFGVIHGYDDEDRVFYIQDGWSEDSQILLYDNFGLNVTPFWHCEVVGEQVAVDRSKQVLESLRLAVQEWETPYKTLPSTEIGSGELAYDFLIRGLGHGDYDEYGAVYIIDSYIQSRREIRSYLHDEGGSLPGLGEAVPIYDRLISVLADASECIAVQGGARRVERKRLASLQHAIAAAKKLDGEAIELFRELSGQYPDPKRETIPRWGFHIPR, from the coding sequence GTGTCAAGTATCTATTTGGAGCAAATTCGGATGAAGCGGGAATCGAAGTCGTTCACTGACAGCTTGTATGCGATTTTGACGGCGGCCAACGGGTTCGCCGGCCCGAAATATTTGCTCTCCGGACTCAGCGGGATGGCGTTCAAGTTCTCTGTCCATGAGAAGCTGCTGCCCCTGTCGGTTACGGCCTATGGGCAGTGGGGGAGCGAGCATTATCCGGCGATAGACAACCTGGGTGTTTTTACGATAAGTGATGGAGGCAGAACGAGGCATCCTTCGTTCCGCTATTACCAGCAGGATGCCGTACAATGGGTGAAGGAGAGTCTGGATCAGGGGCGGGGCGTCATCTATTGGATCCCGGAATTCGGCGTCATCCACGGCTATGACGATGAAGATCGGGTCTTCTACATACAGGACGGTTGGTCAGAGGACAGTCAAATCCTGCTCTATGACAACTTCGGATTGAACGTCACCCCGTTCTGGCACTGTGAGGTGGTGGGAGAGCAGGTGGCGGTGGACCGCTCGAAGCAGGTGCTGGAATCGCTGCGGCTAGCCGTCCAGGAGTGGGAGACCCCATACAAGACGCTGCCGTCCACCGAGATTGGTTCCGGCGAGCTGGCTTATGATTTTCTCATTCGCGGCTTGGGGCACGGGGATTATGACGAATACGGCGCCGTCTATATTATCGACTCGTATATTCAATCCCGGCGCGAGATACGCTCCTACCTGCATGACGAAGGCGGGAGCTTGCCCGGCTTGGGCGAGGCCGTTCCCATCTATGACCGGCTCATCTCTGTTCTGGCGGATGCGTCGGAATGCATCGCCGTGCAGGGCGGAGCTAGACGAGTCGAGCGGAAGCGGCTTGCGTCCCTGCAGCATGCGATCGCCGCAGCGAAGAAGCTGGACGGGGAAGCGATTGAGCTGTTCCGCGAACTGTCGGGACAATATCCGGATCCGAAAAGGGAGACGATCCCGCGATGGGGATTCCATATCCCAAGATGA
- a CDS encoding helix-turn-helix transcriptional regulator, protein MKKPGSSRGSGRKEGAENMSNMHRIQWFDQQIRAGLYPNSSRLAERFEISRRQAQRDIEYLEVSLRAPLLYVAKHRGYVYEDKAYMLPLLYITEEEQDVLRFLAHRYRQYNYENAAVVQRIAHVLERFAGPPEEVGEHRLPIFSAHPQRMQHWQLLSHAIRERRIVQIRYREGGQEAELPIRPLHFTSNYNSDYITAYCERSCRKRAFRLDGILHMQVTAERFDLDAIERTEWEDAPIPQRKPYLARIETGRPLDGESWHGYPIRPVHDCIYEIEFYDPDSFMQHLLVAEWERLLSPKWLQAKLRDRCGRIAARLEEQGQ, encoded by the coding sequence ATGAAGAAGCCGGGCTCAAGCCGCGGCAGCGGACGGAAGGAAGGGGCGGAGAATATGAGCAATATGCACCGGATTCAATGGTTCGATCAGCAGATCAGGGCAGGGCTCTACCCGAACAGCAGCAGGCTGGCGGAGCGGTTCGAAATCTCGAGGCGGCAGGCGCAGCGGGATATCGAGTATCTGGAAGTCTCGCTCCGCGCTCCGCTGCTGTATGTGGCCAAGCACCGGGGCTATGTTTATGAGGATAAGGCGTATATGCTGCCGCTGCTGTACATTACGGAAGAAGAACAGGACGTGTTGAGATTCCTGGCTCATCGGTACCGTCAATATAACTATGAGAACGCGGCTGTCGTGCAGCGCATTGCCCATGTGCTGGAGCGCTTCGCCGGGCCGCCGGAGGAGGTTGGGGAGCATCGCCTGCCGATCTTCTCCGCTCATCCGCAGCGGATGCAGCATTGGCAGCTGCTGTCCCATGCGATCCGGGAGCGGCGCATTGTTCAGATCCGCTACCGCGAAGGCGGCCAAGAAGCGGAATTGCCGATCCGGCCGCTTCATTTTACTTCAAATTATAATTCGGACTATATTACGGCTTATTGCGAACGGTCATGCAGAAAGCGCGCCTTCCGGCTGGACGGCATTCTCCATATGCAGGTGACGGCAGAGAGATTCGATCTGGACGCGATAGAACGCACGGAGTGGGAAGACGCGCCGATACCCCAGAGAAAGCCCTATCTGGCCCGCATCGAGACGGGACGTCCGCTGGATGGGGAGTCGTGGCACGGTTACCCGATTCGCCCCGTGCATGATTGTATTTACGAAATCGAGTTCTATGACCCGGACTCCTTCATGCAGCATCTGCTCGTGGCGGAGTGGGAGCGGCTGCTGTCCCCGAAATGGCTGCAGGCGAAGCTGCGGGATCGATGCGGGCGCATCGCTGCCCGGTTGGAGGAACAAGGGCAGTAA
- a CDS encoding histidine kinase dimerization/phospho-acceptor domain-containing protein, translating into MRKNKIYNALIRNYTIFSLILGIIFCCVYLYLYVQSNDIKSDTVQKVQAGVLARPDYTAIESDEVESFGGWIEVLDENLKVVYTKGTVHGEARQYTEKQLIELMYDDASSSEPVYRSLAPFTTGEGKPYHLLVQIPEKYLTQKIAFVHATPKQREQFIRLIAQGLCIFLAVFVVNVWLYSRWTARKITNPLIAIADGIRHVTDSRYEKRIELKAYDELMRIQADFNRMAARLERTERDKRQLEESRQRMLLDISHDLKTPITTIQGYAEALRFGIVEDKDSQRKYLQWIHDKSLLLGELVQTFFELAKLESPDYPMKEQRGDLAECVRTLAAQLYDSSSRSSSRSTWIFPSARWNACMMRRCCIGRSPIF; encoded by the coding sequence GTGAGAAAGAACAAAATTTATAACGCGCTCATCCGCAATTATACGATTTTTTCGTTAATATTGGGCATTATCTTCTGTTGTGTCTATCTGTACTTGTACGTACAGAGCAATGACATCAAGAGTGACACGGTTCAGAAGGTTCAAGCGGGCGTATTGGCACGGCCTGATTACACGGCGATTGAATCCGATGAAGTGGAATCCTTCGGCGGCTGGATCGAGGTGCTGGACGAAAATCTGAAGGTCGTATATACGAAGGGGACGGTTCATGGAGAAGCGCGTCAATATACAGAAAAGCAATTGATTGAACTGATGTATGACGATGCGTCTTCCTCCGAGCCGGTATACCGTTCGCTTGCTCCCTTTACGACGGGGGAAGGCAAGCCCTATCATCTGCTGGTCCAAATACCGGAGAAATACTTGACGCAGAAAATCGCCTTCGTCCACGCAACGCCGAAGCAAAGGGAGCAATTTATCCGGCTGATCGCGCAGGGGCTGTGCATTTTCCTGGCTGTCTTCGTGGTGAATGTCTGGCTGTACAGCCGCTGGACCGCCCGCAAAATTACCAATCCGCTCATCGCCATCGCGGATGGCATCCGCCATGTGACGGACAGCCGCTATGAGAAGCGTATCGAATTGAAAGCGTACGATGAGTTGATGCGGATTCAGGCCGATTTCAATCGAATGGCCGCGCGGCTGGAACGGACGGAGCGGGATAAACGCCAACTGGAGGAGAGCCGGCAGCGCATGCTGCTCGATATCTCCCACGATCTGAAGACTCCGATCACGACGATTCAAGGCTATGCCGAAGCTCTTCGCTTCGGAATTGTCGAGGATAAGGACAGCCAGAGGAAGTATCTTCAATGGATTCATGATAAATCGCTCCTGCTTGGGGAATTGGTCCAGACCTTCTTCGAGCTGGCCAAGCTGGAAAGTCCCGATTATCCGATGAAGGAACAGCGGGGGGACCTGGCGGAATGTGTCCGCACGCTGGCCGCGCAATTGTATGATTCATCGAGCAGAAGCAGTTCGCGCTCGACTTGGATATTCCCGAGCGCAAGGTGGAATGCATGTATGATGCGACGCTGCTGTATCGGGCGCTCTCCAATATTCTGA
- a CDS encoding response regulator transcription factor, with protein sequence MCKTILIADDEPEIVELLRVFLERDRFRVLEAADGREAWELMRAHPVDLAILDIMMPYIDGFELIGKIRAEYNIPVIVLSAKNREIDKVKGLSLGADDFISKPFSPIEAMARIHAHIRRSYELNDALAHRGTAQTVLGPLALDHNECVLYKRGDEIPLGPLEYKLLKLFMESPGRIFTKKQLFESVWGEVYMEDDNAVMVQISRLRDKIEDQPRSPEYIVTIKGLGYKLNKKEFIQ encoded by the coding sequence ATCGGTTCCGGGTCCTTGAAGCCGCAGACGGCCGGGAAGCCTGGGAGCTCATGCGGGCGCATCCCGTGGATCTGGCGATTCTCGACATCATGATGCCTTATATCGACGGCTTCGAGCTGATTGGGAAAATACGGGCGGAGTACAACATTCCGGTTATCGTTCTCTCCGCCAAAAACCGGGAAATCGATAAAGTGAAGGGGCTGTCGCTCGGGGCCGATGACTTTATCTCGAAGCCGTTCAGCCCGATCGAGGCGATGGCGCGGATTCATGCGCACATCCGCCGATCTTACGAATTAAATGACGCCTTGGCGCACCGCGGAACAGCGCAAACCGTGCTCGGTCCGCTGGCGCTGGATCATAACGAGTGCGTCCTGTACAAGCGCGGCGACGAGATTCCGCTCGGCCCGCTTGAATATAAATTGTTGAAGCTGTTCATGGAATCGCCGGGGCGCATTTTTACGAAAAAGCAATTGTTCGAATCGGTATGGGGAGAAGTCTATATGGAGGACGACAATGCCGTTATGGTGCAGATTAGCAGACTGCGGGACAAAATCGAGGATCAGCCCCGAAGCCCCGAATATATCGTCACAATCAAAGGCTTGGGCTATAAATTGAACAAAAAGGAATTCATCCAGTGA
- a CDS encoding sensor histidine kinase, whose product MYDATLLYRALSNILMNALRHNPPGTTVRIALREEANQAVILIEDNGVGIPEPLQDHIFEPFTRGDRARRSDGGAGLGLSIAKQIIDKHGGAIHLDRFEGWTRFWITMPAT is encoded by the coding sequence ATGTATGATGCGACGCTGCTGTATCGGGCGCTCTCCAATATTCTGATGAACGCCTTGCGTCACAACCCGCCCGGCACAACGGTGCGGATTGCCTTGCGGGAGGAAGCGAACCAGGCGGTCATTCTGATAGAAGATAACGGCGTCGGCATCCCGGAGCCGCTTCAAGACCATATATTCGAACCGTTCACGCGCGGAGATCGGGCTCGCCGAAGCGACGGCGGGGCCGGTCTGGGCTTGTCCATTGCCAAGCAGATCATCGACAAGCATGGAGGAGCGATTCACCTTGACCGGTTCGAGGGGTGGACTCGCTTTTGGATTACGATGCCTGCGACGTAA